One segment of Oncorhynchus gorbuscha isolate QuinsamMale2020 ecotype Even-year unplaced genomic scaffold, OgorEven_v1.0 Un_scaffold_821, whole genome shotgun sequence DNA contains the following:
- the LOC124020460 gene encoding serine/threonine-protein kinase SMG1-like encodes MSRKALGFRLSSAHKLQRNWNDWQPRGDSVSAASQDGVKCIATRDLGPAAAAVYDPTAVGVATSDRPVSPPLLQNDAFPDTADTLDEGGGYEAAGGFSDDTFGWKSLGQELRINDATADLTTFQQHGNRALASKDMRKSHDRGMSHSDESRLSNLLRRVSREEDRDRRLATVRQLREFITHSDNKVALVKQLDTILGTLNDILNE; translated from the exons ATGAGCCGTAAAGCCCTTGGGTTTCGGCTTAGCAGCGCCCACAAACTGCAGCGAAACTGGAACGATTGGCAGCCCAG AGGCGACAGCGTGTCAGCAGCTAGCCAGGACGGTGTGAAGTGCATCGCCACCAGAGACCTGGGTCCAGCTGCAGCAGCTGTATACGACCCAACAGCAGTGGGAGTAGCAACCTCGGACCGGCctgtctccccacctctcctacaGAATGATGCCTTCCCAGACACCGCAGACACACTGGACGAAGGGG gagGATATGAAGCTGCAGGAGGGTTCAGTGATGATACTTTTGGTTGGAAGTCGTTGGGGCAAGAGTTGAGGATCAACGATGCGACCGCCGATTTGACCACTTTTCAGCAGCATGGAAACCGTGCTTTAGCTTCTAAGGACATGAGGAAATCCCACG ACAGAGGGATGTCTCACTCTGATGAGTCTCGCCTGTCCAACCTCCTGCGCCGTGTGTCCCGCGAGGAGGACAGGGACCGCCGGCTGGCCACTGTCAGACAGCTCCGGGAGTTCATCACTCACTCTGACAACAAAGTG